A single genomic interval of Malania oleifera isolate guangnan ecotype guangnan chromosome 11, ASM2987363v1, whole genome shotgun sequence harbors:
- the LOC131167375 gene encoding putative pentatricopeptide repeat-containing protein At5g52630 → MLRHVPKELHQTQLNLSTIPQNPLNQSSFEQSYRTICAILLSLTRSRSLSKGLQLHAHIIKSGLQPIPLISHHLINFYSKSQRPLHSRQVFHEAPHKSSTTWSSIISSFAQNELPLLALEFFRRMLDDGVRPDDHIYPSATKSCAILARCDVGQSVHSFAVKTGFDCDVFVGSSMVDMYAKCGELGYARKMFDEMPERNVVSWSGMIYGYAQMGEDEEALSLFKQALTEELDVNDFTFSSVIRVCGNSTILELGKQMHGLCFKTSFNSSSFVGSSLVSLYSKCGVIEGAYRIFDEIPVRNLGLWNAMLVACAQHAHTDNVFALFKQMERAGMNPNFITFLCVLYACSHAGLVKEGRYYFELMKECGIEPGAQHYACVVDLLGRAGKLQDAVSIIKDMSIEPTESVWGALLTGCRIHGDTKLAAFAADRIFELGSVSPGMHVMLSNAYAAAGRWEEAAKARKMLRDQGMKKETGLSWVEEGNRVHTFASGDRSHPKTKEIYQKLEEIGDEMERAGYIADTSFVLHEVDGAEKNLAIRYHSERLAIAFGLITFPLERPITVMKNLRVCGDCHTAIKFMSKCSARIIILRDNNRFHRFEDGKCSCGDYW, encoded by the coding sequence GCTATTCTTCTCTCTCTGACCCGCTCGAGGTCTCTCTCAAAGGGCTTGCAACTCCATGCCCACATCATCAAATCTGGTCTGCAGCCCATCCCTCTCATATCGCACCATCTCATCAACTTCTACTCAAAATCCCAACGCCCTCTCCATTCCCGCCAAGTCTTCCACGAAGCCCCCCACAAGTCATCCACCACTTGGAGCTCGATCATCTCTTCGTTTGCCCAGAATGAGCTTCCCCTGCTCGCCCTCGAGTTCTTTCGTCGAATGCTTGATGATGGGGTTCGTCCCGACGATCACATATATCCGAGCGCGACCAAGTCGTGCGCGATTCTCGCGAGATGCGATGTTGGGCAATCGGTACATTCCTTTGCTGTGAAAACTGGGTTTGATTGTGATGTTTTCGTGGGGAGTTCTATGGTCGATATGTATGCGAAATGCGGGGAACTGGGATATGCGCGGAAGATGTTCGACGAAATGCCGGAGAGAAATGTTGTTTCGTGGAGCGGGATGATATATGGGTATGCTCAAATGGGTGAAGATGAGGAGGCTCTGAGTCTATTTAAGCAAGCTTTAACTGAGGAATTGGATgtcaatgattttaccttttcgAGTGTGATACGGGTATGTGGCAATTCAACAATTCTTGAATTGGGAAAGCAAATGCATGGGTTGTGCTTCAAAACGAGCTTCAATTCATCGAGCTTCGTGGGAAGTTCTCTGGTCTCTTTATACTCCAAGTGCGGTGTCATAGAAGGGGCCTATAGGATTTTTGATGAAATACCTGTTAGAAATCTTGGCTTGTGGAATGCAATGCTGGTGGCGTGTGCTCAGCATGCACACACAGATAATGTGTTTGCCTTGTTCAAGCAGATGGAGAGAGCTGGGATGAATCCTAACTTCATCACCTTTTTGTGTGTGCTCTATGCTTGTAGCCATGCTGGCTTAGTTAAAGAGGGGAGATATTACTTTGAGCTAATGAAAGAATGTGGGATTGAGCCTGGGGCTCAGCATTATGCTTGTGTGGTTGATTTGCTTGGCCGTGCTGGGAAGTTGCAAGATGCAGTTTCCATTATTAAGGATATGTCCATAGAGCCCACAGAATCTGTTTGGGGAGCTTTATTGACAGGGTGTCGAATTCACGGGGACACTAAATTGGCAGCATTTGCAGCGGATAGGATCTTTGAGTTGGGTTCTGTGAGCCCGGGCATGCACGTTATGTTGTCCAATGCTTATGCAGCTGCTGGAAGGTGGGAGGAGGCAGCCAAAGCCAGGAAAATGCTGAGGGACCAAGGGATGAAGAAGGAAACTGGCTTGAGTTGGGTTGAGGAAGGAAATAGAGTCCACACATTTGCTTCGGGGGACAGATCTCATCCCAAAACCAAAGAGATTTATCAAAAATTGGAGGAAATAGGGGACGAAATGGAGCGAGCTGGTTATATTGCTGATACCAGTTTTGTGCTACATGAAGTGGATGGTGCAGAGAAGAACTTGGCAATTAGGTATCATAGTGAAAGACTAGCGATTGCATTTGGGCTCATTACCTTTCCCCTTGAAAGACCAATTACGGTTATGAAAAATTTACGCGTGTGTGGTGATTGTCATACTGCCATCAAGTTCATGTCAAAGTGTTCGGCAAGAATAATTATCTTGAGAGATAACAATCGGTTCCATCGGTTTGAGGATGGGAAATGCTCATGTGGTGACTATTGGTGA